In one window of Actinomycetota bacterium DNA:
- the atpF gene encoding F0F1 ATP synthase subunit B yields the protein MILAADSITAIHPATALWTWGVFIATLFLLSKIAWPMLMNKMEEREVRIEEGLKKAEEAEARARELADRQEQVLAEARQEAQRLLAESRAAAENARNDLLAAAQEEIAAQRERAKREINQERVKAIDDLKKATVDLTLEASARLLRRELQDEDHRRLAREVVEEVASRL from the coding sequence GTGATCCTCGCCGCAGACAGCATCACCGCCATCCACCCGGCGACCGCGCTCTGGACGTGGGGGGTCTTCATCGCCACGCTCTTCCTTCTGAGCAAGATCGCCTGGCCGATGCTCATGAACAAGATGGAGGAGCGCGAGGTCCGCATCGAAGAGGGCCTCAAGAAGGCCGAAGAGGCCGAGGCCCGGGCGCGCGAGCTCGCCGATCGGCAGGAGCAGGTCCTCGCGGAGGCTCGGCAGGAGGCGCAACGCCTCCTCGCCGAGAGCCGCGCGGCCGCTGAGAACGCCCGCAACGACCTGCTGGCCGCGGCACAGGAGGAGATCGCCGCCCAGCGCGAGCGGGCCAAGAGGGAGATCAACCAGGAGCGCGTCAAGGCTATTGACGACCTGAAGAAAGCCACTGTCGACCTCACCCTCGAGGCCTCGGCCCGGCTCCTGCGGCGCGAGCTGCAGGACGAGGACCACCGGCGCCTCGCCCGCGAGGTCGTCGAAGAGGTCGCCTCCCGCCTGTGA
- the atpH gene encoding ATP synthase F1 subunit delta — MSISLAAARVYAKALFDLADAGGGLRQAAGELNAVRDAIAGLEPELRGFFEMPLVRREDKKRLIGQAFAGKVGRPVLGLLNVLVDKRREQLLDAIVIQFNDLMDQHEGRIQASVTSARPIGPDLAAALQAALEQRLARPVTLTQKVDQSLIGGIKVNVGDRVLDGTLRRALLDMRRTLTAPRS; from the coding sequence GTGAGCATCTCGCTGGCCGCGGCCCGGGTCTACGCCAAGGCGCTCTTCGACCTCGCCGACGCCGGGGGGGGCCTCCGGCAGGCGGCGGGCGAGTTGAACGCCGTCCGGGACGCCATCGCCGGGCTCGAACCGGAGCTCCGGGGCTTCTTCGAGATGCCGCTGGTGCGCCGGGAGGACAAGAAGCGGCTGATCGGGCAGGCCTTCGCCGGCAAGGTCGGCCGGCCGGTGCTGGGCCTGCTGAACGTGCTGGTGGACAAGCGCCGGGAGCAGCTGCTGGACGCAATCGTCATCCAGTTCAACGACCTGATGGACCAACACGAGGGCCGCATCCAGGCCAGCGTGACGTCGGCCCGGCCCATTGGCCCGGACCTGGCGGCGGCCCTGCAGGCGGCGCTGGAGCAGCGGCTGGCCCGGCCGGTGACGCTGACGCAGAAGGTTGACCAGAGCCTGATCGGCGGCATCAAGGTCAACGTCGGGGACCGGGTGCTGGACGGCACCCTGCGCCGGGCGCTCCTCGATATGCGGCGGACCCTGACCGCCCCCCGGTCATAA
- the atpA gene encoding F0F1 ATP synthase subunit alpha yields MDIRTDEISSIIRQQIESFDVDLRVDEVGTVLEVGDGIARVYGLEKVMASEMVEFENGSFGLALNLEEDSVGVVILGDYITIREGQSVKRTGRVLSVPAGDGLIGRVVNPLSQPIDGKGPIETTSLMPIEGRAPGIADRQPVKEPLQTGIKAIDGMIPIGRGQRELIIGDRETGKSSIALDAIINQKGKDVICVYVAIGIKASTVAGFVELLRENGAMDYTIVVSATANDSAPMQYIAPYAGCAMAEYFMYEKGRHTLCVYDDLSKQAAAYRQLSLLLRRPPGREAYPGDVFYAHSRLLERAAKLSNEKGGGSLTALPIIETQAGDVSAYIPTNVISITDGQIYLEPDLFYAGVRPAVNVGISVSRVGGNAQTKAMKKVAGTLRLDLAQYRELEAFAQFASDLDAGTKAQLARGERTVEILKQPTAATWPMEEQVAIIFAVGKGLMDDVPIEEVQRFQNEMVEALRALPSAGLKAIQDTGQLDDDTANTLRQEISNFKANLWKPASAGQAAKAS; encoded by the coding sequence ATGGACATCAGGACCGACGAGATCAGTTCGATCATCCGCCAGCAAATCGAGTCCTTCGATGTCGATCTGCGCGTCGACGAGGTAGGCACCGTCCTCGAGGTCGGCGACGGCATCGCCCGGGTCTACGGCCTGGAGAAGGTCATGGCCAGCGAGATGGTGGAGTTCGAGAACGGCTCCTTCGGCCTGGCCCTCAACCTCGAAGAGGACTCGGTGGGCGTGGTCATCCTGGGCGACTACATCACCATCCGGGAGGGCCAGAGCGTCAAACGCACCGGCCGGGTGCTCTCGGTGCCCGCCGGCGACGGCCTCATCGGCCGGGTGGTCAACCCGCTCAGCCAGCCGATCGACGGTAAAGGCCCGATCGAGACGACCAGCCTCATGCCCATCGAGGGCCGTGCCCCCGGCATCGCCGACCGGCAGCCGGTGAAGGAGCCGCTGCAGACCGGCATCAAGGCGATCGACGGCATGATCCCCATCGGCCGGGGCCAGCGCGAGCTGATCATCGGCGACCGGGAGACCGGCAAGTCCTCCATCGCCCTGGACGCGATCATCAACCAGAAGGGCAAGGACGTCATCTGCGTCTACGTCGCCATCGGCATCAAGGCCTCCACCGTCGCCGGCTTCGTCGAGCTCCTCCGGGAGAACGGCGCCATGGACTACACCATCGTGGTCAGCGCCACCGCCAACGACTCGGCCCCCATGCAGTACATCGCCCCGTACGCCGGGTGCGCCATGGCGGAGTACTTCATGTACGAGAAGGGCCGCCACACGCTGTGCGTGTACGACGACCTGTCCAAGCAGGCAGCGGCCTACCGGCAGCTGTCGCTGCTGCTCCGGCGCCCTCCCGGTCGCGAGGCGTACCCGGGCGACGTGTTCTACGCCCACAGCCGCCTTCTGGAGCGGGCAGCCAAGCTGTCCAACGAGAAGGGCGGCGGCTCTCTGACCGCACTCCCCATCATCGAGACCCAGGCGGGCGACGTGTCGGCCTACATCCCCACCAACGTGATCTCGATCACCGACGGCCAGATCTACCTGGAGCCGGACCTGTTCTACGCCGGCGTGCGCCCGGCGGTGAATGTGGGCATCTCGGTCAGCCGGGTGGGCGGCAATGCCCAGACCAAGGCGATGAAGAAGGTGGCGGGCACGCTGCGGCTGGACCTGGCGCAGTACCGGGAACTGGAGGCGTTCGCCCAGTTCGCTTCGGACCTGGACGCCGGCACCAAGGCGCAGCTGGCCCGGGGGGAGCGCACGGTGGAGATCCTCAAGCAGCCCACGGCCGCCACCTGGCCGATGGAGGAGCAGGTGGCCATCATCTTCGCCGTGGGGAAGGGACTCATGGACGACGTGCCAATAGAGGAGGTCCAGCGGTTCCAGAACGAGATGGTCGAGGCACTACGGGCGCTGCCCAGCGCCGGCCTGAAGGCCATCCAGGACACCGGCCAGCTGGACGACGACACCGCCAACACCCTGCGCCAGGAGATCTCGAACTTCAAGGCCAACCTCTGGAAGCCCGCGTCCGCCGGTCAGGCAGCCAAGGCCTCCTAG
- the atpE gene encoding ATP synthase F0 subunit C: MHPVLATLLVVAQASASTASQNWGIGLIGAGVGAGLAAIGAGLGIGLVGGRATEAIARQPEATGDIRGVTIITAAFIEGVALFAIVVCLLVQGTAGKH, encoded by the coding sequence ATGCACCCTGTCCTCGCCACCCTCCTCGTCGTCGCCCAGGCCTCGGCCAGCACGGCTTCCCAGAACTGGGGTATCGGCCTCATCGGTGCCGGCGTCGGCGCCGGTCTCGCAGCCATCGGCGCCGGTCTCGGCATCGGCCTCGTCGGTGGGCGGGCCACGGAGGCCATCGCCCGCCAGCCTGAGGCCACCGGCGACATCCGAGGCGTCACCATCATCACGGCCGCCTTCATCGAAGGTGTCGCGCTGTTCGCCATCGTGGTCTGCCTGCTCGTGCAGGGTACGGCAGGGAAGCACTAG
- the atpG gene encoding ATP synthase F1 subunit gamma — MAEQPKVIRKRIRSVSSTKKITRTMEMVATAKLKSAQQRVASSGPYLENLTRLMRNIGASGVDVSRWPFFEARAGTSTLILLVTANRGLCGAFNANLVRLARETYEAKKAAGHEVRLFVAGKKGNQALRFRGYTPERTFIDELSDRPTIENAEFFINQVAPPFLAREVDEVLVIYAHWESLGRQPPTVLRLLPIAPEESEGGTGGSPAMFEPSPEKILDRLLPLYGRQLMFSVLAESVASEQVARRMAMKLASDNASDMVTDLTRQYNKARQAAITKEISEILGGAEALKE, encoded by the coding sequence ATGGCCGAACAACCGAAGGTCATCCGCAAGCGCATCCGGAGCGTCTCGTCCACCAAGAAGATCACGCGCACCATGGAGATGGTGGCGACCGCGAAGCTGAAGTCCGCCCAGCAGCGGGTGGCCTCCTCGGGGCCCTACCTCGAGAACCTGACCCGCCTGATGCGCAACATCGGCGCCAGTGGGGTGGACGTCAGCCGGTGGCCGTTCTTCGAGGCGCGCGCGGGCACCTCCACGTTGATCCTGCTGGTCACCGCCAACCGCGGCCTGTGCGGGGCCTTCAACGCCAACCTCGTCCGCCTCGCCCGGGAAACCTACGAGGCGAAGAAGGCAGCCGGCCATGAGGTGCGCCTCTTCGTCGCCGGCAAGAAGGGCAACCAGGCCCTCCGGTTCCGGGGCTACACCCCGGAGCGCACCTTCATCGACGAGTTGAGCGACCGGCCCACCATCGAGAACGCCGAGTTCTTCATCAACCAGGTCGCCCCGCCCTTCCTGGCCCGGGAGGTGGACGAGGTGCTGGTCATCTACGCCCACTGGGAGAGCCTCGGGCGGCAGCCCCCGACGGTGCTGCGCCTGCTGCCCATCGCCCCTGAGGAGAGCGAGGGCGGCACGGGCGGGTCGCCGGCGATGTTCGAGCCGTCGCCGGAGAAGATCCTGGACCGGCTCCTGCCGCTGTACGGGCGCCAGCTGATGTTCTCGGTCCTGGCGGAGTCGGTGGCCTCGGAGCAGGTTGCCCGCCGGATGGCCATGAAGCTGGCCAGCGACAACGCCTCCGACATGGTCACCGACCTGACCCGCCAGTACAACAAGGCCCGGCAGGCCGCCATCACCAAAGAGATCTCCGAAATCCTGGGCGGAGCCGAAGCCCTCAAAGAGTAG